The DNA window ATCCGCGGCGAAACCAGTGTCGCACGCACGGAATTCGACTCGTTCGCGTGGGAGATAAACGTCATCAAGGACAAGCGCCGCGGACCCGGCTGGCGTCATGCCGGCGCATGCCGTGGCCCGGACGGATTGCATTAGGAATAGCGGGTCGCGAGATTTCCGACGCGATTTCCGCAGCCATGAAAAGGAGCCGCAAATGACTTTCAACGAACTCACCGCGGGCAGGATCCGCGAGACCATCAAAAGCACCCCCGGTGTTTCCGAACGAAACATGTTCGGTGGTGTTTCCTTCATGCTCGAGGGAAACATGTGCTGCGGGGTCATCGAGGACAACCTGGTGGTGCGCGTGGGCCCCGGTGCCTACGAAGCGGCGCTGCAGGAACCGCACGCGCGCCCCATGGACTTCACCGGCCGGCCGCTCAGGGGCTTCGTCTACGTGGACCGGGCCGGCTACGAGGCGCCCGGCGCGCTGCAGGGGTGGATCGAGCGCGGGGTGGCGTTCGTACGAACCCTTCCCCGCAAATAGCGCGTCAGCGCACCAGCACCAGGCGGCGTGTCTGCGTTTCCCCCGCCGCCTCGACGCGCACAAAGTACACGCCGGCGGCAACCCGCTGCCCGTTCCCGTCGCGGCCGTCCCATCGGACTCCTCCCGGCCCGGCGGGACGGGCGGCATCGAGCAGAGGAACCACCCGGCGGCCGCGCACGTCGAACACGTCCGCGCGCACGCGCGCGCCGCGTTCCAGTTGCCAGCGCACGAGGGTCTGGTCTCCAAAGGGATTTGGCGATGCCAGCAGCAACGAGAAGGCCGGTGGCGTGGTGGCGTTGCCAACCGCGGTCGCCGGCGGGTCGATCTCGTCGAGGAGCCAGACGGCGTTGGCCAGCGTCACGGTAACGTGGGGCTCGTTGACATCCGGTATGAAGAAATTGTCGAAGGGCATATGCGACGCCAGGTCGGGATCGCCCGCGATGTCGTAGAACGGATCCGTGGTGGCGATATCCAGCGCACTCACCGAGGGGATGAAGCAATGGTTGTCATACTCGGCGAGAATATCCCCGAACGGCGCCGTCACCGAGTCCATCTGCGCCATCGAGTTGCGCGATCCGCCGGGCGCGTTGTCCCAGGGCAGCGTTGCGGAGACGGTCACATTCAGCGTTTTTGTGGTACCGATGATGGGGTCCAGGAGCCCCTGCAGTATCTGGGTCGGTCCCCCGTCGGGAACCGCCCACACATTGCCGCGCACGATGGCCAAAAAGCCGTTGTACTCGTAGGTGATGATCTTTTCCCCCGCGGCAAAGCCCTGGCCGGCGCCG is part of the Candidatus Krumholzibacteriia bacterium genome and encodes:
- a CDS encoding TfoX/Sxy family protein, with the translated sequence MTFNELTAGRIRETIKSTPGVSERNMFGGVSFMLEGNMCCGVIEDNLVVRVGPGAYEAALQEPHARPMDFTGRPLRGFVYVDRAGYEAPGALQGWIERGVAFVRTLPRK